Proteins co-encoded in one Cinclus cinclus chromosome Z, bCinCin1.1, whole genome shotgun sequence genomic window:
- the TOPORS gene encoding E3 ubiquitin-protein ligase Topors, translating into MADPSRRLGESSRRRRPPGEERREPPGTGRCRTRHRLKSAAALARAGSEGPAVNMTSDKEFAEDSNFSPKASTSKLPTDASPDSKCPICLDRFDNVAYLDRCLHRFCFRCVQEWSKNKAECPLCKQPFFSIFHTIRAEDDFKEYILSPLETSSFASPDGRRFRYRTTLTRERRARSSPSRRMLSSPDNGMLFEGLSSEPTRHRHREIQQMIRRLASRRKASAEGRSLRQIQEEDMINFRRALYRTGVRIRSIQDGGRYREISAEFFRRNPACLHRLVPWLKRELTVLFGAHGSLINIVQHIIMSNVTRYDLESQAFADDIKPFLLNRTEHFLHEFISFARCPFNLEAYDQHANYDCPAPSYEEGSHSDSSIITISPDVAYPQGPDNSLSVPGLGQAPWDDETPGPSYSISEEVRATIASPLESSESSDEDSVTGSRRAQLPTELQANADSNDSGSSSDNCVIVGYVKPLAERTPEVVELSSDSEDSIKEERKEDVKKQRPVQHHSWSDSEPSRSFSPHSPTYREDVGICRSCLSPAVEKMESKEDEKNKCKRKDLPPQDLSWSPSPGSDTVCSPWNHRLSKKGRSRSPQSCSRDSRSSHGHRSRREHHSKSQLKRRRSRSRDSSKHRRKRSSRRSRAHDSRTSLKSQKGSLSGESTPSREVSRSRSRSKGHSKRRSRSRDSDRYYVRDSYQSRHQWGSAFCSRKMFGDSYESSSRRRTRSNTLYSRQSASPEYRIRSFIERTDLHSQRGLHERHYYCYERCRSRSRSSNRSRTPSGGTDRMKSEKPGGKRKYKTRHLENAFMESTSLERENDSKKTSAKFSDCCRNEDSLSDNHASSETKRKKRKKKMRSPSVEIVYEGKATDTMRHLKKKKKKHKKKHRKHHMSNSVHSSPVVITIDSDSSKEPESTEWDSSITWTGATQINERENESPASFLRRTGCEETRGADNKCVIPATKENLDGGVGNADVKLQETIADQSATTVNTHNNTSHTETVTSYVQEAPAAPSSQLPCPRTSFLECPEGEPLILRLPKRLVDRSSWFDFPEEKM; encoded by the exons ATGGCGGACCCGTCCCGGCGCCTGGGGGAgagctcccgccgccgccgcccgccagGGGAGGAGCGGCGGGAGCCGCCCGGCACCGGGCGCTGCCGGACGCGCCACAGGCTGAAGTCGGCCGCGGCCCTGGCCCGCGCGGGAAGCGAGGGCCCGGCGGTG AACATGACCTCAGATAAGGAGTTTGCAGAAGATAGCAATTTTTCACCAAAAGCCAGCACCAGTAAGCTGCCGACAGATGCATCTCCCGACTCCAAGTGCCCCATCTGCCTGGATAGATTTGACAACGTTGCATATCTAGATCGCTGCTTGCATAGGTTCTGCTTCCGCTGTGTCCAAGAATGgtcaaaaaacaaagcagaatgcCCGCTCTGCAAGCAgccctttttttccattttccacacGATTCGTGCTGAAGATGACTTCAAGGAGTACATACTCAGCCCTTTAGAAACCAGCTCTTTTGCCAGCCCTGATGGCCGGAGATTTCGTTATCGCACCACCTTAACCAGGGAACGGCGCGCGCGCAGTTCCCCTTCCCGAAGGATGCTGTCCTCTCCAGATAACGGGATGTTGTTTGAAGGGCTGTCAAGCGAGCCAACGCGACACAGGCACAGAGAGATTCAGCAGATGATCAGGAGGCTGGCCTCGAGGAGAAAGGCGAGCGCAGAGGGCAGATCTCTGCGACAGATCCAGGAGGAGGACATGATCAACTTCCGCAGGGCTCTGTACCGCACTGGCGTGCGCATCCGCAGCATTCAGGACGGTGGCCGATACCGAGAGATTTCGGCAGAGTTCTTCCGCCGCAACCCTGCTTGCCTTCACCGCTTGGTTCCTTGGTTGAAGCGGGAGCTTACAGTCCTGTTTGGTGCCCATGGATCTTTGATCAATATCGTGCAGCACATCATCATGAGTAACGTAACTAGATACGATCTGGAAAGTCAGGCCTTTGCTGATGATATAAAGCCATTTCTGCTGAATCGGACAGAGCACTTCCTACATGAATTCATCAGTTTTGCTCGTTGTCCTTTTAACTTAGAAGCGTATGATCAGCACGCCAATTATGACTGTCCTGCACCATCATATGAGGAAGGAAGCCACTCAGACTCATCAATTATTACAATATCTCCAGACGTGGCATACCCACAAGGGCCGGATAATAGCTTGTCTGTGCCTGGCCTTGGTCAGGCTCCCTGGGATGATGAAACTCCAGGGCCTTCCTATTCCATTTCAGAAGAGGTTCGTGCAACCATAGCTTCTCCTCTGGAGTCATCAGAAAGTTCTGATGAGGACTCTGTTACAGGGAGTAGAAGAGCCCAACTGCCAACTGAGTTACAGGCTAATGCTGACTCAAACGACAGTGGCTCTTCCTCAGACAATTGTGTCATTGTTGGGTATGTGAAGCCATTAGCTGAGAGGACACCAGAAGTGGTTGAGCTGTCCTCTGACTCTGAGGATTCCATtaaagaggagagaaaggaagatgTCAAGAAGCAGCGACCGGTCCAGCATCACAGCTGGAGTGACAGTGAACCAAGCAGGAGCTTCTCACCACATTCCCCAACATATAGGGAGGATGTAGGAATTTGTAGAAGCTGTTTATCTCCTGCAGTTGAGAAGATGGAATCAAAAGAGGATGAGAAGAacaaatgtaaaagaaaagatcTGCCTCCACAGGACTTGAGTTGGAGCCCCTCTCCAGGGAGTGACACAGTATGCTCCCCTTGGAATCACCGATTGTCTAAAAAGGGAAGGTCCAGAAGCCCACAGTCCTGTTCACGGGACAGTCGAAGCAGTCATGGCCATCGGTCTAGGAGGGAGCACCATAGCAAAAGCCAACTTAAAAGGAGACGATCGAGAAGCAGAGATAGTAGCAAACAtaggaggaaaagaagcagcagaaggtCAAGGGCTCATGACAGCAGAACCTCTCTGAAAAGCCAGAAGGGCTCTCTAAGTGGTGAGAGCACTCCATCCAGAGAAGTGAGCAGATCACGTTCACGTAGCAAAGGCCACAGTAAAAGGAGATCAAGAAGTAGAGACAGTGATCGCTATTATGTAAGAGACAGTTACCAAAGTAGACACCAGTGGGGTTCTGCATTCTGTAGTAGAAAGATGTTTGGTGACAGCTATGAATCGTCTAGCAGAAGGAGGACCCGGTCTAACACTCTTTACTCAAGGCAATCTGCTAGTCCAGAGTACAGGATACGATCATTTATTGAGAGGACAGATCTGCATAGCCAGAGGGGACTCCATGAGAGACACTATTACTGTTATGAAAGATGCAGGTCAAGGAGTCGGTCAAGCAACAGATCAAGGACTCCTTCTGGAGGAACTGACAGAATGAAAAGTGAAAAGCCTGGTGGAAAAAGGAAGTACAAAACTCGCCACCTGGAGAATGCATTCATGGAGAGCACAAGcctagaaagagaaaatgattCCAAGAAAACTTCCGCAAAATTTAGTGACTGCTGTAGAAATGAGGATAGCCTGTCAGACAATCATGCAAGCAGTGAGACAAAGCgtaagaaaaggaagaagaaaatgaggagTCCAAGTGTGGAGATAGTCTACGAAGGAAAAGCAACAGACACAATGAGgcatcttaaaaagaaaaagaaaaagcataagAAGAAACACCGGAAACATCACATGAGTAACTCAGTGCATTCTTCTCCAGTGGTGATTACGATTGATAGTGATAGTAGCAAGGAGCCAGAAAGTACTGAATGGGACAGCAGTATTACATGGACAGGGGCAACTCAGATAAATGAGAGGGAAAATGAGTCTCCAGCTTCTTTTCTGAGGAGGACAGGATGTGAAGAAACTAGAGGAGCAGACAACAAGTGTGTTATCCCTGCCACAAAGGAAAACTTAGATGGTGGTGTTGGAAATGCTGATGTCAAACTTCAAGAAACAATAGCTGATCAGAGTGCTACCACAGTGAATACTCACAATAACACCTCTCACACAGAAACTGTAACCAGTTATGTTCAGGAAGCACCAGCAGCGCCTTCCAGTCAACTGCCTTGCCCCAGGACTTCCTTCTTAGAGTGTCCAGAGGGAGAGCCATTGATACTAAGACTGCCAAAGAGACTTGTTGACAGATCCTCGTGGTTTGatttccctgaagaaaaaatgtag